Proteins encoded together in one Staphylococcus aureus window:
- the cudC gene encoding choline uptake/conversion transcriptional regulator CudC, whose product MTRSQNKQQQLEQAKDIVINSIGQTMDLYGTNRSVGNLYGTMVFEGSMTLDEMRHQLQMSKPSMSAGVKKLQEFDIVKQQFTRGSRKQHFIAEKDFFIFFRNFFTKKFQREIDINVEAVKDAQAIINPLLESSDLTEAETQEAQKIKAQLDHTHVYYEWLEQLTEAIESGEIFKYFPIPEQPSDSEN is encoded by the coding sequence ATGACTCGTTCTCAGAACAAACAGCAACAATTAGAACAAGCAAAAGATATTGTAATTAATTCAATTGGACAGACAATGGATTTGTATGGCACTAATAGAAGTGTAGGAAACTTATATGGCACAATGGTGTTTGAAGGCAGTATGACGCTTGATGAAATGCGTCATCAATTGCAAATGAGCAAACCAAGTATGAGTGCTGGCGTTAAGAAATTGCAGGAATTTGATATTGTTAAACAACAATTTACGAGAGGAAGCCGCAAACAACATTTTATCGCCGAGAAAGACTTTTTCATCTTTTTCCGAAACTTTTTCACTAAAAAATTCCAGCGTGAAATTGACATCAATGTCGAAGCAGTAAAAGATGCTCAAGCTATTATCAATCCATTACTTGAAAGCAGTGATTTAACTGAAGCTGAAACACAAGAGGCACAAAAAATTAAAGCTCAGCTTGATCATACACATGTTTATTACGAATGGTTAGAACAGTTAACCGAAGCGATTGAAAGCGGTGAAATTTTCAAATATTTCCCAATTCCAGAACAGCCTTCTGATTCTGAAAATTAA
- a CDS encoding MBL fold metallo-hydrolase has protein sequence MTNQFKNKQSKLHDSLESITKNLYATPTSELPFDNRFLFKSFILKRETGNIVIYHSGHLGDSQQDIASLGGVSKVLMNHDHESIGGSNQVEAPYFIHENDVAALKHKISVQKQFSNRVMLDKDLEVIPAPGHTPGTTLFLWDDGHHRYLFTGDFICFEGKRWRTVILGSSDREKSIQSLEMVKELDFDVLVPWVTIKDEPLVYFVENEYEKREQIQNIIDRVREGENS, from the coding sequence ATGACTAATCAATTTAAAAATAAACAGTCCAAATTACATGACAGTTTAGAATCCATCACAAAAAACTTATATGCGACACCTACTTCGGAACTGCCTTTTGATAATCGATTTCTATTTAAATCTTTTATTTTAAAACGTGAAACAGGTAATATTGTTATCTATCATTCCGGACACTTAGGTGACTCCCAACAAGACATTGCATCATTAGGTGGTGTTTCAAAAGTATTGATGAATCATGATCATGAATCTATAGGAGGTTCTAATCAAGTTGAAGCCCCTTACTTTATACATGAAAATGATGTGGCTGCACTGAAACATAAGATTTCTGTTCAAAAACAATTTAGTAATCGTGTAATGTTGGATAAGGATTTAGAAGTTATTCCCGCGCCTGGACATACACCAGGGACGACACTATTTTTATGGGATGATGGTCATCACCGTTACTTATTTACTGGAGATTTTATATGTTTTGAAGGGAAGAGATGGCGTACAGTTATATTAGGTTCAAGTGATAGAGAAAAATCTATTCAAAGTTTAGAGATGGTTAAAGAATTAGATTTTGATGTACTTGTACCTTGGGTTACTATCAAAGATGAACCGTTAGTTTATTTTGTAGAAAATGAATATGAAAAACGTGAACAAATACAAAATATTATTGATAGAGTACGTGAGGGCGAGAATAGCTAA
- a CDS encoding BCCT family transporter: MKKEKVMDWTTFIGTVAVLLFAVIPMMAFPKASEDIITGINSAISDSIGSIYLFMGLAIFCFVMYIAFGKYGNVTLGKASDKPEFNTFTWAAMLFCAGIGSDILYWGVIEWAFYYQVPPNGAKSMSDEALQYATQYGMFHWGPIAWAIYVLPALPIGYLVFVKKQPVYKISQACRPILKGQTDKFVGKVVDILFIFGLLGGAATSLALGVPLISAGIERLTGLDGKNMILRSAILLTITVIFAISSYTGLKKGIQKLSDINVWLSFVLLAFIFIIGPTVFIMETTVTGFGNMLRDFFHMATWLEPFGGIKGRKETNFPQDWTIFYWSWWLVYAPFIGLFIARISKGRRLKEVVLGTIIYGTLGCVLFFGIFGNYAVYLQISGQFNVTQYLNTHGTEATIIEVVHHLPFPSLMIVLFLVSAFLFLATTFDSGSYILAAASQKKVVGEPLRANRLFWAFALCLLPFSLMLVGGERALEVLKTASILASVPLIVIFIFMMISFLIILGRDRIKLETRAEKLKEVERRSLRIVQVSEEEQDDNL, encoded by the coding sequence TTGAAAAAAGAGAAAGTTATGGACTGGACGACCTTTATAGGGACAGTAGCTGTACTTCTTTTTGCAGTTATACCTATGATGGCTTTTCCAAAAGCAAGTGAAGATATCATCACTGGTATTAATAGTGCCATTTCTGATTCAATTGGTTCGATATATTTATTTATGGGGCTGGCGATTTTTTGCTTTGTAATGTATATCGCATTTGGTAAATATGGTAATGTCACACTTGGTAAAGCAAGTGATAAACCAGAATTTAATACATTTACATGGGCGGCAATGCTGTTTTGTGCAGGCATAGGCTCTGATATTTTATACTGGGGCGTTATTGAATGGGCTTTTTACTATCAAGTTCCACCAAATGGCGCGAAAAGTATGAGTGATGAAGCACTCCAATATGCGACGCAATATGGTATGTTCCACTGGGGGCCAATTGCTTGGGCTATTTATGTTCTACCAGCATTACCAATTGGTTATTTAGTATTTGTTAAAAAACAACCGGTGTATAAAATTAGTCAAGCTTGTCGTCCGATTTTAAAAGGTCAAACAGATAAATTTGTAGGTAAAGTTGTAGATATCTTATTTATCTTTGGATTGCTAGGTGGTGCGGCAACATCACTAGCGTTAGGTGTGCCATTAATTTCTGCAGGCATAGAAAGATTAACTGGTTTAGATGGTAAAAATATGATTTTACGTTCGGCCATTTTATTAACAATCACGGTTATATTTGCCATTAGTTCATATACAGGATTGAAAAAAGGTATTCAAAAGTTAAGTGATATCAACGTTTGGCTATCCTTTGTACTTTTAGCCTTTATATTTATTATTGGACCGACTGTTTTTATTATGGAAACGACAGTGACAGGGTTCGGAAATATGTTGAGAGATTTCTTTCATATGGCAACATGGTTAGAACCATTCGGTGGTATTAAAGGTCGAAAAGAAACGAATTTCCCACAAGACTGGACAATATTCTACTGGTCATGGTGGTTAGTATATGCGCCATTTATCGGTTTATTTATCGCTAGAATTTCAAAAGGTCGACGCCTTAAAGAAGTCGTGCTAGGAACAATTATTTATGGAACGCTTGGATGCGTATTATTCTTTGGTATTTTTGGTAACTATGCTGTGTATTTACAAATTTCTGGACAGTTTAATGTAACACAATATTTAAATACACATGGTACAGAGGCAACCATTATTGAAGTGGTGCATCATTTACCATTCCCATCATTGATGATTGTACTATTCTTAGTATCTGCTTTCTTATTCTTAGCAACAACATTTGATTCGGGTTCATATATTTTAGCGGCAGCATCTCAGAAAAAAGTGGTAGGCGAACCATTACGTGCCAATCGTTTATTCTGGGCATTTGCATTGTGCTTATTGCCATTTTCATTGATGCTAGTTGGTGGTGAACGTGCATTAGAAGTATTGAAAACTGCTTCAATACTGGCAAGTGTGCCATTAATTGTTATTTTTATTTTCATGATGATATCATTTTTAATCATTTTAGGGCGCGATAGAATTAAACTTGAAACGCGTGCTGAAAAATTAAAAGAAGTTGAACGTCGTTCATTGCGAATCGTTCAAGTATCAGAAGAAGAACAAGACGATAATTTATAA
- the nrdG gene encoding anaerobic ribonucleoside-triphosphate reductase activating protein: MILLDIKQGQGYIAKIESNSFVDGEGVRCSVYVSGCPFNCVGCYNKASQKFRYGEKYTDEILAEILDDCDHDYISGLSLLGGEPFCNLDITLNLVKAFRARFGNTKTIWVWTGFLYEYLANDCTERRELLSYIDVLVDGLFIQHLFKPDLPYKGSLNQRIIDVQQSLSHARMIEYIVS; encoded by the coding sequence ATGATACTTTTAGACATTAAACAAGGACAAGGTTATATTGCTAAAATAGAATCAAATAGCTTTGTTGACGGTGAAGGAGTAAGATGCAGTGTTTATGTATCAGGATGTCCATTTAATTGTGTTGGATGTTATAACAAAGCCTCACAAAAGTTCAGATATGGCGAGAAATACACTGATGAAATATTAGCAGAAATATTAGATGATTGCGATCATGATTATATATCTGGGCTAAGTCTATTAGGTGGCGAACCATTTTGTAATTTGGATATTACATTAAATCTTGTCAAAGCATTTCGAGCACGTTTTGGAAATACAAAGACAATTTGGGTATGGACTGGATTTTTATATGAATATTTAGCAAATGATTGTACAGAACGTCGAGAGTTATTATCATACATTGACGTTTTAGTAGATGGTCTATTTATACAACACTTATTCAAACCTGATTTACCATATAAAGGTTCTTTAAATCAACGCATTATAGATGTACAACAATCACTCTCGCATGCGCGTATGATTGAATATATAGTTAGTTGA
- the nrdD gene encoding anaerobic ribonucleoside-triphosphate reductase, whose translation MNQIEEALTGLISKDPAIVNENANKDSDTFSTMRDLTAGIVSKSYALNHLLPKHVADAHQRGDIHFHDLDYHPFQPLTNCCLIDAKNMLHNGFEIGNANVTSPKSIQTASAQLVQIIANVSSSQYGGCTVDRVDELLSTYARHNEEQHRNIAKQFVKESEIDRYVDQQVTKDINDAIESLEYEINTLYTSNGQTPFVTLGFGLGTDHLSRKIQQAILNTRIKGLGKDRTTAIFPKLVFSIKKGTNFSPQDPNYDIKQLALKCSTKRMYPDILNYDKLVEILGDFKAPMGCRSFLPSWKDAEGHFENNGRCNLGVVTLNLPRMALESAGNMTKFWEIFYERIDVLHDALLYRINRLKDAVPNNAPILYKSGAFNYKLKETDDVAELFKNKRATISMGYIGLYETATVFYGPDWETSQEAKAFTLEILKEMKRYQTKWTELYDIWFSIYSTPSESLTDRFCRLDQERFGDIKDITDKGYYQNSFHYDVRKDVTPFEKLDFEKDYPYYASGGFIHYCEYPKLQHNLKALEAVWDYSYDKVGYLGTNIPIDHCYECDYDGDFEATEKGFKCPNCGNDNPKTVDVVKRTCGYLGNPVQRPVIKGRHKEICARVKHMKAPKE comes from the coding sequence ATGAATCAAATCGAAGAAGCATTAACGGGTTTGATTTCTAAAGATCCTGCTATTGTTAACGAAAATGCTAACAAAGATAGTGATACATTTTCAACAATGAGAGATTTAACAGCAGGTATCGTTTCTAAATCTTACGCATTAAATCATTTATTACCAAAGCACGTTGCAGATGCACATCAAAGAGGGGACATACATTTTCACGACTTAGATTATCATCCATTCCAACCGTTAACTAACTGTTGTTTAATAGATGCTAAAAATATGCTACATAATGGATTTGAAATAGGCAACGCGAATGTAACTTCACCAAAATCAATACAAACTGCATCAGCGCAGCTTGTACAAATTATAGCCAATGTTTCTAGCAGTCAATATGGTGGCTGTACGGTTGACCGCGTTGACGAATTACTTAGTACATATGCACGACATAATGAAGAACAACATAGGAATATCGCAAAGCAATTTGTCAAAGAATCTGAAATTGATCGTTATGTTGATCAACAAGTCACTAAAGACATCAATGATGCGATTGAAAGTTTAGAATATGAAATTAATACCTTATATACATCTAATGGACAGACACCTTTTGTAACATTAGGATTCGGCTTAGGTACAGATCATTTAAGTCGCAAAATTCAACAAGCTATCTTAAATACTCGTATCAAAGGCTTAGGAAAAGACCGCACGACAGCGATTTTCCCGAAACTTGTATTTTCAATTAAAAAAGGAACCAACTTTAGTCCGCAAGATCCGAACTATGACATTAAACAACTAGCATTAAAGTGTTCAACGAAACGTATGTATCCAGATATTTTAAATTATGACAAACTCGTAGAAATATTAGGTGATTTCAAAGCGCCAATGGGTTGTCGTTCATTTTTACCAAGTTGGAAAGATGCGGAAGGTCATTTTGAAAATAATGGTCGTTGTAATCTTGGTGTTGTTACACTTAATTTACCTAGAATGGCATTAGAATCTGCCGGTAATATGACGAAATTCTGGGAAATCTTTTATGAACGTATCGATGTGTTACATGATGCATTACTTTATCGTATAAATCGTTTGAAAGATGCTGTACCGAATAACGCACCGATTTTATATAAAAGTGGCGCATTTAACTATAAATTAAAAGAAACAGATGATGTTGCTGAGTTATTTAAAAATAAACGTGCAACGATTTCAATGGGCTATATAGGGTTGTATGAAACAGCTACTGTTTTCTATGGTCCAGACTGGGAAACATCTCAAGAAGCAAAAGCATTTACGCTTGAAATTCTTAAAGAAATGAAACGTTATCAAACGAAATGGACAGAATTATATGACATTTGGTTCAGTATTTACAGTACGCCGAGTGAATCGCTAACGGATCGTTTTTGTCGTTTAGACCAAGAGAGATTTGGAGATATTAAAGACATTACAGATAAAGGATATTATCAAAACTCTTTCCATTATGATGTACGTAAAGATGTTACACCTTTTGAAAAGTTAGATTTTGAAAAAGATTATCCTTATTATGCGAGTGGTGGTTTCATTCACTATTGTGAGTATCCGAAATTGCAACACAATTTGAAAGCACTAGAAGCGGTATGGGACTACTCTTATGACAAAGTTGGTTACTTAGGTACAAATATTCCGATTGATCATTGTTATGAATGTGATTACGATGGAGATTTTGAAGCAACTGAAAAAGGATTTAAATGCCCGAACTGTGGCAATGATAATCCTAAAACAGTTGATGTCGTTAAACGAACATGTGGTTACCTAGGCAATCCAGTTCAACGTCCAGTAATTAAAGGCCGTCATAAAGAAATTTGCGCACGAGTAAAACATATGAAAGCGCCTAAAGAATGA
- a CDS encoding CitMHS family transporter yields MNSDNMWLTVMGLIIIISIVGLLIAKKINPVVGMTIIPCLGAMILGYSVTDLVGFFAKGLDQVINVVIMFIFAIIFFGIMNDSGLFKPLVKRLILMTRGNVVIVCAMTALIGTIAQLDGAGAVTFLLSIPALLPLYKALNMNKYLLILLLALSAAIMNMVPWGGPMARVAAVLKAKSVNELWYGLIPIQIIGFILVMLFAVYLGFKEQKRIKKAIERNELPQTQDIDVHKLVEVYERDQDVRFPVKGRARTKSWIKWVNTALTLAVILSMLINIAPPEFAFMIGVSLALVINFKSVDEQMERLRAHAPNALMMAAVIIAAGMFLGVLNETGMLKAIATNLIKVIPAEVGPYLHIIVGLLGVPLDLLTSTDAYYFAVLPIVEQTAGQFGVPSVSTAYSMVIGNIIGTFVSPFSPALWLAIGLAEANMGTYIKYAFFWIWGFAIVMLVIAMLMGIVTI; encoded by the coding sequence ATGAATAGTGATAATATGTGGTTAACAGTAATGGGGCTCATTATTATTATTTCAATTGTAGGTTTACTCATTGCCAAAAAGATAAATCCAGTTGTAGGTATGACAATCATACCTTGCTTAGGGGCAATGATTTTAGGATATAGTGTGACAGATTTGGTTGGATTTTTTGCTAAAGGGTTAGATCAAGTCATCAACGTTGTTATTATGTTTATCTTTGCCATTATTTTCTTTGGCATCATGAACGATAGTGGTTTATTCAAGCCGCTTGTCAAACGCTTAATATTAATGACACGAGGCAATGTCGTCATTGTCTGTGCAATGACAGCTTTAATTGGCACAATAGCCCAATTAGATGGGGCCGGTGCGGTAACATTTTTGCTTTCTATTCCTGCATTATTACCTTTATATAAAGCGTTAAATATGAATAAATATTTATTGATTTTACTATTAGCATTAAGCGCGGCGATTATGAACATGGTACCTTGGGGAGGTCCAATGGCTCGTGTAGCTGCAGTGTTAAAAGCCAAAAGTGTCAATGAATTATGGTATGGATTAATACCTATTCAAATAATAGGTTTCATTCTTGTTATGTTGTTTGCGGTATATCTTGGATTTAAAGAACAGAAACGTATCAAAAAAGCAATAGAGAGAAATGAATTACCGCAAACACAAGATATAGATGTACATAAATTAGTTGAAGTATATGAACGAGATCAAGATGTAAGGTTTCCTGTAAAAGGACGTGCAAGAACAAAATCATGGATAAAATGGGTGAATACAGCTTTAACTTTAGCTGTTATTCTATCGATGTTAATAAATATTGCGCCACCTGAATTTGCATTCATGATAGGTGTTTCGTTGGCACTTGTTATTAATTTTAAATCAGTGGATGAACAAATGGAACGATTAAGAGCGCATGCGCCGAATGCATTAATGATGGCTGCAGTGATTATTGCAGCAGGTATGTTTTTAGGTGTACTAAATGAAACCGGTATGCTTAAAGCGATTGCGACCAATTTAATCAAAGTGATTCCTGCAGAAGTAGGACCATACTTGCATATTATTGTAGGTTTACTTGGCGTACCATTAGATTTACTAACTAGCACAGACGCTTATTATTTTGCTGTGTTACCGATTGTCGAACAAACAGCAGGGCAATTTGGTGTACCGTCTGTATCAACAGCTTATTCAATGGTCATAGGGAATATTATAGGTACATTTGTCAGCCCATTTTCACCAGCCTTATGGTTGGCAATTGGTTTAGCAGAGGCAAACATGGGCACGTATATTAAGTATGCATTCTTTTGGATTTGGGGATTCGCTATCGTTATGTTAGTAATTGCAATGTTGATGGGCATTGTGACGATTTAA
- a CDS encoding NAD(P)-binding protein, giving the protein MNMPLMIDLTNKNVVIVGGGVVASRRAQTLNQYVEHMTVISPTITEKLQNMVDNGVVIWKEKEFEPSDIVDAYLVIAATNEPRVNEAVKKALPEHALFNNVGDASNGNVVFPSALHRDKLTISVSTDGASPKLTKSIMAELEALYPPSYSSYIDFLYTCRQKIKVLDITYNEKQQLLSQIVSQEYLNHDKQAQFLAWLDVR; this is encoded by the coding sequence ATGAATATGCCATTAATGATAGATTTAACAAATAAAAATGTCGTCATAGTTGGTGGAGGCGTCGTTGCAAGTCGTCGGGCACAAACATTAAATCAATACGTTGAACATATGACGGTCATCAGTCCGACAATCACTGAAAAACTTCAAAATATGGTAGATAACGGTGTCGTCATATGGAAAGAAAAAGAATTTGAACCAAGCGATATTGTAGACGCGTATCTAGTTATTGCAGCAACCAATGAGCCACGTGTCAATGAAGCGGTAAAAAAAGCCTTACCTGAGCATGCCCTTTTTAATAATGTTGGAGATGCATCAAATGGCAATGTTGTATTTCCAAGTGCACTACACCGCGACAAGCTAACTATCAGTGTATCAACTGATGGTGCGAGTCCTAAGTTGACAAAATCAATTATGGCAGAGCTTGAGGCGTTATATCCACCATCATACAGTTCGTATATCGACTTTTTATATACTTGCCGACAGAAAATAAAAGTACTTGATATAACATATAACGAAAAGCAACAGTTACTGTCACAAATTGTGTCACAAGAATATTTAAATCATGACAAACAAGCTCAATTTTTAGCGTGGTTGGATGTAAGATAA
- a CDS encoding assimilatory sulfite reductase (NADPH) flavoprotein subunit — MKLNTSNSPFTEKQVTEINNLLQTLTESQQQWLSGFLLANSNDTTSDSNQQQLETEVWQQSQISEEQATSTTYMLQNKEPHIEANQRHVTVLYGSESGNAMRLAEIFSERLSDIGHQVVLMSMDEYDTTNIAQLEDLFIITSTHGEGEPPDNAWDFFEFLEDDNAPNLNHVRYSVLALGDQTYEFFCQAGKDVDVLLENLGAERICKRVDCDIDYEEDAEKWMADIINIIDTTSEGIQSESVISESIKSAKEKKYSKSNPYQAEVLANINLNGTDSNKETRHIEFLLDDFSESYEPGDCIVALPQNDPELVEKLISMLGWDPQSPVPINDHGDTVPIVEALTSHFEFTKLTLPLLKNADIYFDNEELSERIQDESWAREYVINRDFIDLITDFPTIELQPENMYQILRKLPPREYSISSSFMATPDEVHITVGTVRYQAHGRERKGVCSVHFAERIKPGDIVPIYLKKNPNFKFPMKQDIPVIMIGPGTGIAPFRAYLQEREELGMTGKTWLFFGDQHRSSDFLYEEEIEEWLENGNLTRVDLAFSRDQEHKEYVQHRIMEESKRFNEWIEQGAAIYICGDEKCMAKDVHQAIKDVLVKERHISQEEAELLLRQMKQQQRYQRDVY, encoded by the coding sequence TTGAAATTAAATACATCTAATAGTCCATTTACAGAAAAACAAGTCACAGAGATTAACAATCTGCTGCAAACATTAACAGAGAGCCAACAACAGTGGCTTAGTGGTTTTTTACTAGCTAATAGTAACGATACGACAAGTGATAGTAATCAACAACAATTAGAGACAGAAGTGTGGCAACAATCACAAATATCAGAAGAACAAGCAACTTCAACAACGTATATGTTACAAAATAAAGAGCCACATATCGAAGCTAATCAGCGGCATGTTACAGTGCTATATGGTTCTGAATCAGGTAATGCCATGCGTTTAGCTGAAATTTTTTCAGAACGTTTAAGTGATATCGGACATCAAGTTGTTTTGATGTCAATGGATGAATATGATACGACAAACATCGCGCAGTTAGAAGATTTATTTATTATTACGTCTACTCATGGTGAAGGAGAACCGCCTGATAATGCATGGGATTTCTTTGAATTTTTAGAAGACGATAACGCACCTAATTTAAATCATGTGAGATATTCAGTACTAGCTTTAGGTGATCAAACATATGAATTTTTCTGTCAAGCCGGTAAAGATGTAGATGTTTTACTAGAAAATCTAGGCGCTGAGCGTATATGTAAGCGTGTAGATTGTGATATTGATTATGAAGAAGACGCAGAAAAGTGGATGGCAGACATCATTAATATTATTGATACCACATCAGAAGGTATTCAAAGTGAATCGGTGATAAGTGAATCAATTAAGTCTGCCAAAGAAAAGAAATATTCTAAATCAAATCCATACCAAGCAGAAGTATTAGCGAATATCAATTTAAATGGTACCGATTCAAATAAAGAAACACGACATATAGAATTTTTACTTGATGATTTTAGTGAATCATATGAACCAGGAGATTGTATAGTAGCATTACCGCAAAACGACCCTGAATTGGTTGAAAAACTAATATCCATGTTAGGTTGGGATCCGCAATCTCCGGTGCCAATTAATGATCATGGTGATACAGTTCCTATTGTTGAAGCACTAACATCACATTTTGAATTTACTAAATTAACATTGCCATTATTGAAAAATGCAGATATCTATTTTGACAATGAAGAATTATCTGAACGTATTCAAGATGAGTCATGGGCGCGTGAATATGTTATAAATCGGGACTTTATAGATTTAATAACAGATTTTCCAACTATAGAATTACAACCTGAGAATATGTATCAAATCCTTAGAAAATTACCACCAAGAGAGTATTCGATTTCTAGTAGTTTTATGGCAACGCCAGATGAAGTGCATATTACCGTTGGTACGGTTCGTTATCAAGCACATGGACGTGAGAGAAAAGGTGTATGCTCGGTTCATTTTGCTGAGCGAATTAAACCAGGCGATATAGTACCAATTTATTTGAAGAAAAATCCGAACTTCAAATTTCCGATGAAGCAAGATATACCGGTTATTATGATTGGACCAGGTACTGGAATTGCTCCTTTTAGAGCATATTTACAAGAACGTGAAGAACTTGGTATGACTGGAAAAACATGGTTGTTCTTTGGTGATCAACACCGTAGTTCTGACTTTTTATATGAAGAAGAAATAGAAGAATGGCTTGAAAATGGAAACTTAACACGCGTAGATTTAGCATTTTCAAGAGACCAAGAACACAAAGAATATGTACAGCATCGTATAATGGAAGAAAGTAAACGTTTCAATGAATGGATTGAGCAAGGCGCAGCAATCTATATTTGTGGCGATGAAAAATGTATGGCGAAAGATGTCCATCAAGCCATTAAAGATGTATTGGTAAAAGAACGTCATATTTCTCAAGAAGAAGCAGAGTTATTATTGCGACAAATGAAACAACAACAACGCTATCAACGTGATGTTTATTAG
- a CDS encoding glutathione peroxidase has product MNNRNVYDIEVSDYKGLTYKLEAFRGKVILVVNTATECIYSEQLKKLETLFQKYKDRGFVVLSFPNNNFDNRQPGSNEEILKISREKFGVTFPVLAKISVNGNDEHPLFTHLKNEQPGIFGSPIKWNFTKFIIDRQGNVVNRFLPMEDPLDISTNIEILLQESSS; this is encoded by the coding sequence ATGAATAATAGAAATGTGTATGATATCGAAGTAAGTGATTATAAAGGCTTAACTTATAAATTAGAAGCATTTAGAGGTAAAGTGATTTTAGTTGTTAATACTGCAACAGAATGTATATATAGCGAACAATTGAAAAAACTAGAGACTTTATTTCAAAAATATAAGGATCGTGGGTTTGTAGTGTTGAGTTTTCCGAATAATAATTTTGACAATCGACAACCAGGTTCTAATGAAGAAATCTTGAAAATTAGTCGTGAGAAATTTGGTGTAACATTTCCAGTGTTAGCTAAAATATCTGTGAACGGGAACGATGAACATCCGTTATTTACGCATTTAAAGAATGAACAACCAGGAATCTTTGGGTCCCCAATAAAATGGAATTTCACAAAATTTATAATCGATCGACAAGGAAATGTTGTAAATCGATTCTTGCCAATGGAAGATCCATTGGATATATCGACAAATATAGAAATATTATTGCAAGAATCTTCATCTTAA